A region of Ferruginibacter albus DNA encodes the following proteins:
- the efp gene encoding elongation factor P, with the protein MATTADMRSGLIIKVDGNLYSVVEFGQNKTARAAAKVWAKLKGVDNSRTIEVTWNSGEVIFPVRVEKKPFQYLYKDDTGYNFMDNETFEQIAVQENLIDAPQFLKDGQEVSVLINGETEQPMGVELPDKIVLLVTYSEPGVKGDTATRTLKPATVETGATVNVPLFVNEGELIRVNTKTGDYVERVKE; encoded by the coding sequence ATGGCAACAACGGCAGATATGCGTTCCGGATTAATCATCAAAGTAGATGGCAATCTATATTCTGTAGTGGAGTTTGGGCAGAATAAAACAGCCCGTGCGGCGGCAAAGGTTTGGGCTAAGTTAAAAGGTGTAGATAACAGCCGTACTATTGAAGTTACCTGGAATAGTGGTGAAGTCATCTTTCCGGTGAGGGTTGAAAAAAAGCCTTTTCAATATTTATATAAAGATGATACAGGGTATAATTTCATGGACAATGAAACTTTTGAGCAAATTGCTGTTCAGGAAAATTTGATAGATGCGCCGCAGTTTTTAAAAGACGGACAGGAAGTATCAGTATTAATCAATGGTGAAACCGAACAGCCAATGGGAGTGGAGCTGCCTGATAAGATCGTTTTACTGGTTACGTATAGCGAACCGGGCGTAAAAGGTGATACGGCAACCCGTACATTAAAACCTGCTACTGTTGAAACAGGTGCTACCGTAAACGTTCCTTTGTTTGTAAACGAAGGAGAATTGATCCGCGTAAACACAAAAACAGGTGATTACGTAGAAAGAGTAAAAGAATAA
- the accC gene encoding acetyl-CoA carboxylase biotin carboxylase subunit, translated as MFKKILIANRGEIALRVIRTCREMGIKTVAIYSTADKDSLHVRFADEAVCIGKPASSESYLNIPHIMAAAEITNADAIHPGYGFLAENSKFAQICLDHGIKFIGPTPEMINSMGDKVTAKETMIKAGVPVVPGVEGLLQSVEHAKASANEIGYPVILKATAGGGGKGMRVVWSEAEIEKSYDNAKAEAAASFKNDGIYMEKFVEEPRHIEIQVAGDQFGNVCHLSERDCSIQRRHQKLVEESPSPFMTPELREKMGQAAIKAAAAINYESVGTIEFLVDKHRNFYFMEMNTRIQVEHCVTEEVINYDLIKEQIKIAAGHKISGNNYYPEMHAIECRINAEDPYNDFRPSPGKITVLHQPGGHGVRIDSHVYAGYVIPPYYDSMIAKIIAVARTREEAIDTMSRALSEYVIEGIKTTIPFHQQLMRNEDFRKGNFTTKFLETFKMQ; from the coding sequence GTGTTTAAAAAAATATTGATTGCCAACCGTGGAGAGATTGCCTTGCGTGTAATAAGAACCTGCAGAGAAATGGGCATTAAAACGGTGGCTATTTATTCAACTGCTGATAAAGACAGCCTGCATGTGCGTTTTGCGGATGAAGCAGTTTGTATCGGCAAGCCAGCCAGTTCAGAATCTTATTTGAATATTCCTCACATTATGGCGGCGGCAGAAATTACCAATGCCGATGCTATTCACCCTGGTTATGGGTTTTTAGCAGAGAATTCAAAGTTTGCACAAATATGTTTGGATCATGGAATCAAGTTCATTGGACCAACTCCTGAAATGATCAACTCCATGGGAGACAAGGTGACTGCTAAAGAAACCATGATAAAAGCAGGCGTTCCTGTTGTGCCGGGTGTGGAAGGCTTATTGCAAAGTGTAGAACATGCAAAAGCATCTGCAAACGAAATTGGTTATCCGGTAATATTGAAAGCTACTGCCGGCGGTGGTGGTAAAGGTATGCGGGTGGTTTGGAGTGAGGCAGAAATTGAAAAGTCTTACGATAATGCCAAGGCAGAAGCTGCAGCATCGTTTAAGAATGATGGCATTTACATGGAAAAGTTTGTGGAAGAGCCACGCCATATAGAGATACAGGTTGCCGGCGACCAGTTTGGTAATGTTTGTCATTTAAGTGAGCGTGATTGTTCTATTCAGCGTCGTCACCAGAAATTGGTAGAAGAATCACCTTCGCCATTCATGACTCCTGAGTTGCGGGAAAAAATGGGACAAGCGGCTATTAAGGCTGCTGCTGCTATCAACTATGAAAGTGTAGGTACCATTGAGTTCCTGGTAGATAAGCACCGCAATTTCTATTTCATGGAAATGAATACACGTATACAAGTAGAACATTGCGTAACGGAAGAAGTTATCAATTACGATTTAATTAAAGAACAAATAAAGATTGCAGCAGGTCATAAAATAAGCGGTAACAATTATTATCCTGAAATGCATGCGATCGAGTGTCGTATCAACGCTGAGGATCCTTACAATGATTTTCGTCCGAGTCCTGGTAAAATAACGGTGTTGCACCAACCCGGTGGACATGGTGTTCGTATAGACAGTCATGTGTATGCAGGTTATGTAATTCCTCCTTATTATGATAGTATGATCGCTAAGATCATTGCTGTTGCCCGTACTCGAGAAGAGGCGATTGATACTATGAGTCGTGCGTTAAGTGAGTATGTAATTGAAGGAATTAAAACTACCATTCCATTTCATCAGCAATTAATGCGCAACGAAGATTTCCGCAAAGGAAACTTTACTACTAAATTTTTGGAAACGTTTAAGATGCAATAA
- the accB gene encoding acetyl-CoA carboxylase biotin carboxyl carrier protein produces MDLKKIQELIKLINKSNIGEITIEEEGTKITLKQKKDYVPSHQVYNIPSGQQPIAPPPPPAPTQAAAPAPKAETPKADNLITIKSPMIGTFYRQAGPGKPVFINIGDEVEEGSVVCIIEAMKLFNEIESEVKGKIVKVLVEDASPVEYDQPLFLVDPS; encoded by the coding sequence ATGGATTTAAAAAAGATTCAGGAGCTTATTAAGCTCATTAATAAAAGTAATATTGGCGAGATAACGATTGAGGAAGAAGGAACCAAAATAACCCTGAAGCAGAAGAAGGACTACGTTCCAAGCCACCAGGTTTATAACATTCCTTCGGGACAACAACCAATAGCACCTCCTCCGCCACCAGCACCAACTCAAGCAGCCGCTCCGGCTCCAAAAGCAGAAACTCCAAAAGCAGATAACCTGATCACTATTAAAAGCCCGATGATAGGAACCTTCTATCGCCAGGCGGGTCCGGGTAAACCTGTTTTTATCAATATCGGCGATGAAGTGGAAGAAGGCTCGGTAGTTTGCATCATCGAAGCAATGAAGCTTTTCAACGAAATTGAAAGTGAAGTAAAAGGTAAAATAGTAAAGGTGTTGGTAGAAGATGCCAGCCCGGTTGAGTACGACCAGCCTTTGTTCCTTGTAGATCCATCTTAA